CAGGTGTCGAACCGGCGATCCGGTGAGCCTCGGCATTGCACGCGCGGCAGGTGGACCACAGCCACCCGAACTCGGAGTTGTCCGCCAGCAACTCCTTGCCGCACAACGTGGTCACCCCCATCCCGGTCGGATAACCACCGCCAGGCCGGGAATCCAGACTCGCGTGCCGCTCACCTTCCCCGGGAACCCAGTGGAACGGATGCATCGGTGCCGCCTCTCTGGCTCGAAGCCGAACTTCCTCGGCGTCTGTAGCCAGAGTGCCCGTCTAGTAGACACCTGATCAATTACACGATCAGGCGAAGTGCCTGGTAAGCCGAGCTGCCTACGATGTGTCTCGTGCCTGTAGACACCAATGGCGTGACACCACGCGCTCGCGCGCTTGCCGCTGCCATCCGCTCTGTACGGGAGCAATCCGGCATCAGCGGACGCGAGTTGAGCAGACGACTTGGCCTGAGCCATGGAACGGTGTCGCACTGGGAAACCGGGCGTCGGGTCCCAACGCCGGAAGACGTGGCCTCACTGCTGACCGCTGCCGGAGTCACCGGCAAGGAAAAGCAGCGATTGATCGAGCTGGCGCGGCATGCCAGTGAACCGAACTGGCTTACCGTTGGCATGCCAGGGATTCCGCACCAGCTCGCTGGCGCTGTGGAGTGCGAGCGGTCAGCGTCATCGATCGTTGAGTGGGCACCGTTGGGACTTCCTGGGCTACTGCAAACGCCCGACTATGCAAGAACTATTTCTGTAGCTGCAGGAATTTCACCGCAGGACGTTGAACAACGCGTGACTCTGCGCATAGCGCGCCGAGAAGTAATCACACGCAGAGATCCTGTCACGTTCACCGCACTGATCGGCGAAGACGCTCTTCGTGATCACATCGGATCTCCTGAAACCATGACCGAGCAGCTCAACTACCTGCTTGAACTTGGCGCTCGTGACAACATCACCCTGTACGTGGTGCCACCCAGGATCGGTTGGCATCCTGGGCTTAGCGGGCCCTTCGTTCTCTACGAGTTTCCAGACGCTCCGTCGGTGGTCCACTTCGAGCATTACAGCTCCGGAGCGTTCGTCCCTGACATTGATGACGTACAGGCGTACAGAGAAGCTGTGGATAGCATCCGCAAGGTTGCTCTAAGCCCAGCTGCAACAGCAAAACGCATCATGAAGATCCTCGACGAGACGGAGCACACACGATGAACTCCTTTTCCTGGCGAAAGTCCAGCTACAGCCAGCCGAACGGCAACTGCGTCGAGGTGGGGTCGTTATCCGGTGGGGCTGCTGTTCGGGACACCAAGGACCGGGACGGCGGGTACTTCGTGACGACGCCCGCGCAGTGGTCGTCGTTCGTCTCCGCCATCAAGCACGGGCGCTTCGAGCGCTGACGTCCCGTTTCAGACCCGTGAGCGTTTTGTGTCGTTATAGCCTCACAAAACACTCACGGGTTTGAAAGGCGCAGCCGGGGGCCTTCGCCAGGGACGCTCCCCGGCGGCCCGAACTATCGCCCACCAAGGCGTTTCGCCTGGTCGGTGAGGTAGCGGCGTTCGGGTGCGCTGGTCGTTCGGCGGGCCGCTTCGCGGTACGCCTCCGCTGCCGCTTCGTGCTGGCCGAGCCGTTCGAGCAGGTGGGCGCGGGTGGCCAGGAGGCGGTGGTGGCGGGCCGTGCGCTTGTCCGATTCCAGGGTTTCCAGGAGTTCGAGCGCCGTTGCCGGGCCGTGGACTTCGGCTACCGCGACCGCTCGGTTGAGGGTGACCACCGGGTTCGGGCCGAACTGCTCCAAGATGTCGTACAGGGCCAGGATCTGCGGCCAGTCCGTGTTCTCCGCGTCCGCTGCTTCGTCGTGCACCGCCGCGATCGCGGCTTGCAGCTGGTACGGGCCTGCCTGGCCGCGCGGCAGGGTCCGGCTGATCAGTTCGATGCCCTCCGCGATCAGCTCGCGGTTCCAGACAGCACGATTTTGCTCGGCCAGCGGGATCAGTTCGCCGTGCGGGCCGGTTCGGGCCGGTCGACGGGCGTCCGTCAGCAGCATCAGAGCCAGCAGACCTGCGGTTTCCGCGTCGTCGGGCACCAGGCGGTGCAGCATGCGGGTGAGGCGGATCGCTTCGGTGGACAACTCCGGGGCCGTCAGGTCCGCACCGCCCGTGGCCGTGTAGCCCTCGTTGAAGATCAGGTACAGCACGTGCCGCACCTCGGCCAGCCGCACCTCGTGTTGCTCCTCGGGCATCGCGAGCGCCAAGCCCCTGATGCTCTGCTTCGCGCGGCTGATGCGCTGCGCCATCGTCGCTTCGGGCACCAGGAACGCGGCGGCGATCTGGGCCGTGGTCAGACCGCCGACCGCGCGCAAGGTCAGCGCGATCTTGCTCGGCCCGGACAGCGCCGGGTGGCAGCACAAGAACAGCAGCGCCAACGAGTCGTCGTGATCGACCACATCCGGGGCTGCGCCGAGCAGCGCGGACTGCGGTGTGGCGAGAGCGTCCTCGCGACGCCGCCGTGCCGTGTCGCTGCGGATCTGGTCGACCAGCTTGCGGGTTGCAACGGTGTGGAGCCACCCGCCCGGGTTCTCCGGCACGCCCTCGTCCGGCCACTGGAGGGCCGCAGCGATCAACGCCTCCTGCACGGCGTCCTCGCACGAGTCGAAGACACCGTGCCGGCGGACGAGCGCGGCGAGGACCTGCGGCGCCAACTCGCGCAGCAGGTCCTCGACGCTCACATGCTCCCCGCGGCTTCGTGCGGCACGGGCCACAATTCGACCGGGTCCTCGTCGGCGGACGGCATGTCCGCCGCGATCTCCTGCG
This portion of the Saccharopolyspora antimicrobica genome encodes:
- a CDS encoding zinc finger protein, translating into MHPFHWVPGEGERHASLDSRPGGGYPTGMGVTTLCGKELLADNSEFGWLWSTCRACNAEAHRIAGSTPAPRSGSTRKAVT
- a CDS encoding helix-turn-helix domain-containing protein, which translates into the protein MPVDTNGVTPRARALAAAIRSVREQSGISGRELSRRLGLSHGTVSHWETGRRVPTPEDVASLLTAAGVTGKEKQRLIELARHASEPNWLTVGMPGIPHQLAGAVECERSASSIVEWAPLGLPGLLQTPDYARTISVAAGISPQDVEQRVTLRIARREVITRRDPVTFTALIGEDALRDHIGSPETMTEQLNYLLELGARDNITLYVVPPRIGWHPGLSGPFVLYEFPDAPSVVHFEHYSSGAFVPDIDDVQAYREAVDSIRKVALSPAATAKRIMKILDETEHTR
- a CDS encoding DUF397 domain-containing protein; amino-acid sequence: MNSFSWRKSSYSQPNGNCVEVGSLSGGAAVRDTKDRDGGYFVTTPAQWSSFVSAIKHGRFER
- a CDS encoding RNA polymerase sigma factor; protein product: MSVEDLLRELAPQVLAALVRRHGVFDSCEDAVQEALIAAALQWPDEGVPENPGGWLHTVATRKLVDQIRSDTARRRREDALATPQSALLGAAPDVVDHDDSLALLFLCCHPALSGPSKIALTLRAVGGLTTAQIAAAFLVPEATMAQRISRAKQSIRGLALAMPEEQHEVRLAEVRHVLYLIFNEGYTATGGADLTAPELSTEAIRLTRMLHRLVPDDAETAGLLALMLLTDARRPARTGPHGELIPLAEQNRAVWNRELIAEGIELISRTLPRGQAGPYQLQAAIAAVHDEAADAENTDWPQILALYDILEQFGPNPVVTLNRAVAVAEVHGPATALELLETLESDKRTARHHRLLATRAHLLERLGQHEAAAEAYREAARRTTSAPERRYLTDQAKRLGGR